The Aquincola tertiaricarbonis genomic sequence GGTGATGGCCACCTGCCGCGTGATGCCGTAGCGCTTGACGAACCAGCCCTCGAACGAATCACCCACCGAGCCCATCGGCTGCATCACCACATGGCGCGCGGCCACATAGCGGTCGAAGGTGAGTTCGCCATGCGCCATCGCGCCGCCGCGCCACACCACGCAGGTGAACTCCTCGGTGTAGAGCTTTTCCTCGGGATGGTCGGGCGAGACGAAGCCGCGCGGAATGATCAGCAGGTCGGCCTCGCCACGCTCCAGGCTGCGCTGCGGGTTGCTGACCTGCGGCAGGAACTCGAAGCGTGCGCTGCAGCGCTCGGCCTGCGCCAGCGCCATCACATGCGGCACGAACACCATCTGCGTGTAGTCGGACACGAAGATGCGGAACACCCGGTCGGACTGCGCGGGCACGAACTCGGGCTGGATGGCGATGGCGCTGTCCACCCGCACCAGCACGTCGCGCACCGCCTCATGCAGGCCTTTCGCCCGCGGCGT encodes the following:
- a CDS encoding LysR family transcriptional regulator; amino-acid sequence: MRFNRLDLNLLVALDALLTECSITKAADRLNLSPSATSNALARLREYFDDELLVQVGRKMEPTPRAKGLHEAVRDVLVRVDSAIAIQPEFVPAQSDRVFRIFVSDYTQMVFVPHVMALAQAERCSARFEFLPQVSNPQRSLERGEADLLIIPRGFVSPDHPEEKLYTEEFTCVVWRGGAMAHGELTFDRYVAARHVVMQPMGSVGDSFEGWFVKRYGITRQVAITSYGFTSLPPLVVGTDFIATVHKRLALQLQASLPIELRAPPLPMPAMEQGLQWHKYRSQDPGLVWLRKLLHRAARVMDGPTA